One window from the genome of Pseudomonas frederiksbergensis encodes:
- a CDS encoding FimV/HubP family polar landmark protein, whose protein sequence is MVQVRKLVLAIAAASALSSGMAQALGLGELTLKSPPNQPLVAEIELLDVQQLTAAEVVPSLAPPEEFAKAGIDRQAFLNDLSFTPVINANGRSVLRVTSSRPLSEPMVKFLVQVMWPNGRLLRDYSVLLDPSKFSPQAADAARAKPPQVVSAPVTGATKPSQYTTTPRDTLWEIAAKVRNGGSVQQTMLAIQALNPNAFINGNINLLKTGQVLRLPDPVQSTALPQPQAIAEVAAQNAAWRQGRRGGAGSGRQQLDATRRGGGENAPAQGAARDNLSLVSAESAKAGAKGKGAAGDAQALSNQLAVTQESLDSARRDNEELKSRMADLQSQLDKLQRLIELKNNQLAKMQAEGGAVPPAGESTPAMSAQLTPAPAAPSQEPAPENQAAPEATPPVTPVEPVPAAADEKKYNDLLTNPILLGLIGGGALVLLLLLLLLARRRKAQQEAEKHLRMARALEEEADFSPELDLPPSSFEGIEVPPPSVKLEPKPAPAPKPAPVVAPVVVTPPIAAPLVAPAADRSDDVLHQAQSHIDRGRLNQAVDLLEQGIKAEPQRSDLRLKLMEVYGQQGDRDAFVAQERQLVANGENYAQVEQLKSRFPAMAVAAGAGLAAAAVAAELDAQYVKELLEDKPPTDEELDSAFDLSLEDMDTTPVAPTPEPIAELDAFPEDDDLSFESVLKQQTEASESLDDLSEFDLDLGADAPAPALADEDFLLDLDDDLKGLDIPAAQTPALDDTPADDLELPADFDLSLADEMDAHEQPKDAFESELDDVNAELDRLSDDLGQPTFTAEDALATADDEPDFDFLSGTDEVATKLDLAQAYIDMGDNDGARDILGEVLSEGDATQQSEAKEMLSRLA, encoded by the coding sequence ATGGTTCAAGTTCGCAAACTGGTGTTAGCAATAGCGGCCGCCTCGGCGCTGTCCTCCGGTATGGCGCAAGCGCTCGGGCTCGGGGAATTGACCCTCAAGTCGCCGCCGAACCAGCCTCTGGTGGCCGAAATCGAACTGCTCGATGTCCAACAACTGACCGCCGCCGAGGTGGTGCCGAGCCTGGCCCCGCCCGAAGAGTTCGCCAAGGCGGGCATTGATCGCCAAGCCTTTCTCAACGATTTGAGCTTCACACCGGTGATCAACGCCAACGGCAGGAGTGTCCTTCGGGTGACTTCCAGCCGGCCGTTATCCGAGCCGATGGTCAAGTTCCTGGTGCAGGTGATGTGGCCCAACGGCCGCTTGCTGCGCGACTACAGCGTACTGCTCGATCCTTCCAAATTCTCGCCTCAGGCCGCCGACGCCGCTCGGGCGAAGCCTCCCCAAGTGGTCTCCGCGCCGGTCACTGGCGCTACCAAGCCGTCCCAATACACCACCACGCCGCGCGATACCCTGTGGGAAATCGCTGCCAAGGTGCGCAACGGCGGCTCGGTGCAGCAAACCATGCTGGCGATCCAGGCGTTGAACCCGAACGCATTCATCAACGGCAACATCAACCTGCTCAAGACCGGCCAGGTATTGCGCCTGCCCGATCCGGTGCAAAGCACGGCGTTGCCGCAACCCCAGGCCATCGCCGAAGTGGCAGCCCAGAACGCTGCATGGCGTCAGGGGCGTCGTGGCGGGGCGGGCAGTGGCCGCCAGCAGTTGGACGCCACCCGGCGTGGCGGCGGCGAAAACGCCCCTGCCCAAGGCGCTGCGCGCGATAACCTGAGCCTGGTTTCCGCCGAATCGGCGAAGGCGGGCGCCAAGGGTAAAGGCGCCGCTGGTGATGCCCAGGCATTGAGCAACCAGCTTGCGGTGACCCAGGAAAGCCTCGATTCAGCTCGTCGCGACAACGAAGAACTGAAAAGCCGCATGGCCGATCTGCAGAGCCAATTGGACAAGCTGCAGCGCCTGATCGAGCTGAAGAACAATCAACTGGCGAAAATGCAGGCCGAGGGCGGCGCGGTCCCGCCCGCCGGCGAGTCGACGCCGGCAATGTCGGCGCAACTGACCCCCGCGCCAGCGGCACCCTCGCAGGAACCCGCCCCGGAAAATCAGGCTGCCCCTGAAGCAACCCCGCCTGTCACTCCGGTCGAGCCAGTGCCGGCCGCCGCAGACGAGAAAAAGTACAACGACCTGCTGACCAATCCGATCCTGCTGGGACTGATCGGCGGCGGTGCGTTGGTCCTGTTGCTGCTGCTGTTGCTCCTGGCCCGTCGCCGCAAGGCCCAGCAGGAAGCCGAGAAACATCTGCGCATGGCCCGAGCCCTCGAGGAGGAGGCCGACTTCTCCCCGGAGCTCGATCTGCCCCCGAGCAGCTTCGAGGGCATTGAAGTACCACCGCCTAGCGTCAAACTCGAGCCAAAGCCAGCCCCGGCTCCGAAACCAGCCCCGGTGGTTGCGCCCGTGGTGGTCACGCCCCCCATCGCCGCACCGCTGGTAGCTCCGGCCGCCGACCGCTCGGACGACGTATTGCACCAGGCGCAGTCGCACATTGATCGTGGTCGTTTGAACCAGGCCGTCGACTTGCTTGAACAAGGCATCAAGGCCGAGCCCCAGCGCAGTGACCTGCGTTTGAAACTGATGGAAGTCTATGGCCAGCAGGGCGACCGCGACGCCTTTGTCGCCCAGGAACGCCAGTTGGTCGCCAATGGCGAGAACTACGCCCAGGTCGAACAACTCAAGAGCCGTTTCCCGGCCATGGCAGTCGCCGCTGGCGCAGGCCTGGCCGCGGCAGCCGTGGCCGCTGAGTTGGATGCTCAATACGTCAAGGAGCTGTTGGAAGATAAACCGCCAACCGACGAAGAACTCGACAGCGCCTTCGACCTGAGCCTGGAGGACATGGACACCACTCCGGTCGCACCAACCCCCGAGCCAATCGCCGAGCTGGACGCGTTCCCGGAAGACGATGACCTGAGTTTCGAATCGGTGCTCAAGCAGCAGACCGAGGCCAGCGAAAGCCTCGACGATCTGTCGGAGTTCGATCTGGACCTGGGTGCCGATGCTCCGGCGCCAGCCTTGGCTGATGAAGATTTCCTGCTGGACCTGGATGACGACCTCAAGGGGTTGGACATTCCCGCCGCCCAAACGCCTGCGCTGGATGACACGCCGGCCGACGATCTTGAGCTGCCAGCGGATTTCGATCTGTCCCTGGCCGACGAGATGGACGCGCACGAGCAGCCGAAGGATGCCTTCGAATCCGAGCTGGACGATGTCAACGCCGAGCTGGATCGCTTGTCCGACGACCTCGGCCAGCCAACGTTTACCGCTGAGGACGCCCTGGCGACAGCCGACGACGAGCCGGACTTCGATTTCCTCAGCGGCACCGACGAAGTGGCGACCAAGCTCGATCTGGCCCAGGCCTATATCGACATGGGCGACAACGACGGCGCCCGGGATATCCTCGGCGAAGTGCTCAGCGAAGGGGATGCCACCCAGCAGAGCGAAGCGAAGGAGATGTTGTCGCGGCTGGCGTGA
- the leuD gene encoding 3-isopropylmalate dehydratase small subunit: MKAFTQHTGLVAPLDRANVDTDQIIPKQFLKSIKRTGFGPNLFDEWRYLDVGQPYQDNSKRPLNKDFVLNAERYQGASVLLARENFGCGSSREHAPWALEEYGFRSIIAPSYADIFFNNSFKNGLLPIILSDAEVDELFQQVEANPGYQLQIDLAAQTVTRPDGKVLGFEIDAFRKHCLLNGLDDIGLTLQDGEAIAAFEAKHRASQPWLFRDA, encoded by the coding sequence ATGAAAGCTTTTACCCAGCACACCGGTCTTGTCGCGCCTTTGGATCGTGCCAACGTCGACACCGACCAGATCATCCCCAAGCAGTTCTTGAAATCCATCAAGCGCACCGGTTTTGGCCCGAACCTGTTCGACGAATGGCGCTACCTGGATGTCGGCCAGCCGTATCAGGACAACTCCAAGCGTCCGCTGAACAAGGATTTCGTGCTCAACGCCGAACGCTACCAAGGCGCCAGCGTGTTGCTGGCCCGGGAGAACTTCGGCTGCGGTTCGAGCCGCGAGCACGCGCCGTGGGCCCTGGAAGAGTACGGTTTTCGCAGCATCATCGCGCCGAGCTACGCCGACATCTTCTTCAACAACAGCTTCAAGAACGGCTTGCTGCCGATCATCCTCAGCGACGCCGAGGTGGATGAGCTGTTCCAGCAGGTCGAGGCCAATCCCGGCTATCAATTGCAGATCGACCTGGCCGCCCAGACGGTGACCCGTCCCGATGGCAAGGTGTTGGGGTTCGAGATCGATGCGTTCCGCAAGCATTGCCTGCTCAATGGCCTGGATGATATTGGCCTGACCTTGCAGGACGGCGAGGCGATTGCCGCGTTCGAGGCCAAGCATCGGGCAAGCCAGCCTTGGTTGTTTCGCGATGCTTGA
- the leuB gene encoding 3-isopropylmalate dehydrogenase, whose amino-acid sequence MSKQILILPGDGIGPEIMAEAVKVLELANDKYGLGFELSHDVIGGAAIDKHGVPLADETLDRARSADAVLLGAVGGPKWDKIERDIRPERGLLKIRAQLGLFGNLRPAILYPQLADASSLKPEIVSGLDILIVRELTGGIYFGAPRGTRELENGERQAYDTLPYSESEIRRIARVGFDMARVRGKKLCSVDKANVLASSQLWREVVEQVAKDYPDIELSHMYVDNAAMQLVRAPKQFDVIVTDNMFGDILSDEASMLTGSIGMLPSASLDANNKGMYEPCHGSAPDIAGQGIANPLATILSVSMMLRYSFNLNDAADAIEKAVSVVLDQGLRTGDIWSQGCTKVGTQQMGDAVVAALRNL is encoded by the coding sequence ATGAGCAAGCAGATTCTGATTCTCCCAGGTGACGGTATCGGCCCGGAAATCATGGCCGAGGCGGTCAAGGTGCTGGAGCTGGCGAACGATAAGTACGGCCTGGGTTTCGAACTCAGCCACGATGTCATCGGTGGCGCGGCCATCGACAAGCACGGCGTGCCCCTGGCCGATGAAACCCTTGACCGTGCCCGCTCCGCCGATGCCGTGCTGCTGGGCGCCGTGGGCGGCCCGAAATGGGACAAGATCGAACGCGACATCCGCCCTGAGCGCGGCCTGCTGAAGATTCGTGCGCAACTGGGTCTGTTCGGCAACCTGCGCCCGGCGATTCTTTACCCGCAACTGGCCGATGCCTCGAGCCTGAAGCCGGAAATCGTTTCCGGCCTGGATATTCTCATCGTCCGCGAGCTGACCGGCGGTATCTACTTCGGCGCCCCGCGCGGCACCCGTGAGCTGGAGAATGGCGAGCGCCAGGCCTACGACACCCTGCCGTACAGCGAAAGCGAAATCCGCCGTATCGCCCGGGTCGGCTTCGACATGGCCCGCGTGCGTGGCAAGAAGCTGTGCTCGGTAGATAAGGCTAACGTCCTGGCTTCCAGCCAACTGTGGCGTGAGGTGGTCGAGCAGGTGGCCAAGGATTACCCGGACATCGAGCTGAGCCACATGTACGTCGACAACGCCGCGATGCAACTGGTCCGCGCGCCGAAGCAATTCGACGTGATCGTCACCGACAACATGTTCGGCGACATCCTGTCCGACGAAGCGTCGATGCTCACCGGCTCGATCGGCATGCTGCCGTCCGCTTCCCTGGACGCCAACAACAAGGGCATGTACGAGCCTTGCCACGGTTCGGCGCCGGACATCGCCGGGCAGGGCATTGCCAACCCGTTGGCGACCATTCTGTCGGTGTCGATGATGCTGCGTTACAGCTTCAACTTGAACGATGCCGCCGACGCGATCGAAAAAGCCGTCAGCGTAGTCCTGGACCAAGGCTTGCGCACCGGTGATATCTGGTCGCAAGGTTGTACCAAAGTCGGTACGCAGCAAATGGGCGATGCAGTAGTCGCCGCGCTGCGGAATCTGTAA
- the asd gene encoding aspartate-semialdehyde dehydrogenase: MKRVGLIGWRGMVGSVLMQRMLEEQDFDLIEPVFFTTSNVGGQGPSVGKDTGVLKDAYSIDELKTLDVILTCQGGDYTSEVFPKLREAGWQGYWIDAASSLRMQDDAVIILDPVNRKVIDQQLDAGTKNYIGGNCTVSLMLMGLGGLFEAGLVEWMSAMTYQAASGAGAQNMRELIKQMGATHAAVADDLANPASAILDIDRKVAEAMRSDAYPTENFGVPLAGSLIPWIDKELPNGQSREEWKAQAETNKILGRFKSPIPVDGICVRIGAMRCHSQALTIKLNKDVPIADIEGLISQHNPWVKLVPNNRETSMQELSPTKVTGTLNVPVGRLRKLNMGSQFVGAFTVGDQLLWGAAEPLRRMLRILLER, from the coding sequence ATGAAACGTGTAGGTCTGATCGGTTGGCGCGGCATGGTCGGTTCCGTGCTCATGCAGCGAATGCTGGAAGAGCAGGATTTCGATCTCATTGAGCCGGTGTTTTTCACCACCTCCAACGTTGGTGGCCAGGGCCCGTCCGTGGGCAAGGACACCGGTGTGCTCAAGGATGCCTACAGCATCGACGAGCTCAAGACCCTCGACGTGATCCTGACCTGCCAGGGCGGCGACTACACCAGCGAAGTGTTCCCGAAACTGCGTGAAGCCGGCTGGCAGGGCTACTGGATCGACGCCGCTTCCAGCCTGCGCATGCAGGACGACGCGGTGATCATCCTCGACCCGGTCAACCGCAAGGTCATCGACCAGCAGTTGGACGCGGGCACCAAGAACTACATCGGCGGCAACTGCACCGTCAGCCTGATGTTGATGGGCCTGGGCGGCTTGTTCGAAGCCGGTCTGGTGGAGTGGATGAGCGCCATGACCTACCAGGCGGCGTCCGGTGCCGGCGCGCAGAACATGCGTGAGCTGATCAAGCAGATGGGCGCGACCCACGCCGCTGTTGCCGATGACCTGGCCAACCCGGCCAGTGCCATCCTCGACATCGACCGCAAGGTCGCCGAGGCGATGCGCAGCGATGCCTACCCGACCGAGAACTTCGGCGTGCCGCTGGCCGGCAGCCTGATTCCTTGGATCGACAAGGAGCTGCCTAACGGCCAGAGCCGCGAAGAGTGGAAGGCCCAGGCCGAAACCAACAAGATCCTGGGTCGCTTCAAGAGCCCGATCCCGGTGGACGGCATCTGCGTGCGCATCGGCGCCATGCGTTGCCACAGCCAGGCGCTGACCATCAAGCTGAACAAAGACGTGCCGATCGCCGACATCGAAGGCCTGATCAGCCAGCACAACCCATGGGTCAAGCTGGTGCCGAACAATCGCGAAACCAGTATGCAGGAGCTGAGCCCGACCAAGGTCACCGGCACCCTGAACGTACCGGTGGGCCGTCTGCGCAAGTTGAACATGGGTTCGCAGTTCGTCGGTGCCTTCACCGTCGGCGACCAACTGCTGTGGGGCGCGGCCGAACCGCTGCGTCGCATGCTGCGGATCCTGCTCGAGCGTTGA
- a CDS encoding class I SAM-dependent methyltransferase produces the protein MTSTAHSQVVQKQFGEQASAYLSSAVHAQGAEFALLQAALAGRGDARVLDLGCGAGHVSFHVAALAGEVVAYDLSQQMLDVVTAAAVERGLGNISTVRGAAERLPFADAEFDFVFSRYSAHHWSDLGLALREVRRVLKPGGRVAFIDILSPGTPLLDTYLQSIEVLRDTSHVRDYSAAEWLRQVSEAGLHTRSTSRQRLRLEYRSWVERMRTPEVMRAAILELQRSMGDEVREYFEIEADGSFSTDVLVLWAER, from the coding sequence ATGACCAGCACCGCCCACAGCCAAGTCGTACAAAAGCAATTCGGCGAACAAGCCTCGGCCTACCTGAGCAGTGCCGTGCACGCCCAAGGCGCCGAGTTCGCCCTGCTACAAGCTGCGTTGGCCGGCCGTGGCGATGCGCGGGTGCTGGACCTGGGTTGCGGCGCCGGCCATGTGAGTTTCCACGTGGCGGCGCTGGCCGGTGAAGTGGTGGCCTACGACCTGTCCCAGCAAATGCTGGACGTGGTGACCGCCGCAGCGGTTGAGCGCGGCCTGGGCAATATCAGCACGGTCCGTGGCGCCGCCGAGCGCCTGCCGTTCGCCGACGCTGAGTTCGACTTCGTGTTCAGCCGCTATTCGGCGCATCATTGGAGCGATCTCGGCCTGGCATTGCGGGAAGTGCGCCGGGTGCTCAAGCCGGGCGGGAGGGTGGCGTTCATCGACATCCTGTCGCCGGGCACGCCGTTGCTGGACACGTACCTGCAAAGCATCGAAGTACTGCGCGACACCAGCCATGTGCGCGACTATTCGGCTGCCGAGTGGTTGCGCCAGGTCAGCGAAGCGGGGCTGCACACCCGCAGCACCTCGCGCCAGCGCCTGCGCCTGGAGTACCGCTCCTGGGTCGAACGCATGCGCACCCCCGAGGTGATGCGCGCAGCGATTCTTGAGCTGCAGCGCTCGATGGGCGACGAAGTGCGTGAATATTTTGAGATTGAGGCCGATGGTTCGTTCAGTACTGACGTGCTGGTGCTGTGGGCCGAGCGATAG
- a CDS encoding aspartate-semialdehyde dehydrogenase, with protein sequence MSQSFDIAVIGATGTVGETLVQILEERDFPIGNLHLLASSESAGSSVMFRGKNVRVREVDEFDFGKVQLAFFAAGPAVTLSFAPRATAAGCALIDLSGALPPEQAPQMVPEANPQVLANLSKPFQVSSPSASATVLAVALAPLRQCLDLQRISLTASLAVSAQGRAAVSELARQTAELLNVRPLEPKFFDRQVAFNLLAQVGTPDEQGHTQLERRLVRELRQVLGQPLLKISVTCIQAPVFFGDSFSVTVQSAGPIDLAKVNAALEAAPGIELVEAGDYPTPVGDAVGQDVVYIGRVRGGIDDPSELNLWLTSDNVRKGAALNAVQVAELLIKDLL encoded by the coding sequence ATGAGCCAGTCCTTTGATATTGCCGTGATCGGCGCCACCGGTACTGTCGGCGAAACCCTCGTCCAGATTCTTGAAGAGCGCGACTTTCCGATCGGCAACCTGCACCTGCTGGCCAGCAGCGAATCGGCTGGCAGTTCGGTGATGTTCCGCGGCAAAAACGTGCGGGTGCGCGAGGTCGACGAATTCGATTTCGGCAAAGTCCAGCTGGCATTCTTCGCCGCCGGCCCGGCGGTAACCTTGAGCTTCGCGCCACGTGCCACCGCCGCCGGTTGTGCGTTGATCGATCTGTCTGGCGCGCTGCCGCCGGAGCAGGCGCCACAGATGGTGCCGGAAGCCAACCCGCAGGTGCTGGCCAACTTGTCCAAGCCGTTCCAGGTCAGCAGCCCCAGCGCCTCGGCGACGGTGCTGGCTGTCGCCTTGGCACCGCTGCGCCAATGCCTGGATTTGCAGCGCATCAGCCTGACCGCCAGCCTCGCCGTGTCTGCCCAAGGCCGAGCGGCTGTGAGCGAACTTGCGCGCCAGACCGCCGAATTGCTGAACGTCCGTCCGCTCGAACCGAAATTTTTCGACCGACAGGTGGCGTTCAACCTGCTGGCCCAGGTAGGTACGCCTGATGAGCAGGGTCATACGCAGTTGGAACGACGTCTCGTGCGTGAATTGCGCCAGGTGCTTGGGCAACCTTTGTTAAAGATTTCCGTCACTTGCATTCAAGCCCCGGTGTTTTTTGGCGATAGCTTTAGCGTGACTGTGCAATCTGCCGGCCCCATCGACCTGGCGAAGGTCAATGCCGCCCTGGAAGCAGCGCCGGGAATCGAGTTGGTCGAGGCGGGTGATTACCCGACACCGGTGGGTGATGCGGTGGGCCAGGATGTGGTCTATATCGGTCGCGTGCGCGGCGGCATCGACGATCCGTCGGAGCTGAATCTGTGGCTGACGTCGGATAACGTGCGCAAGGGCGCGGCGCTCAATGCGGTGCAGGTGGCTGAGTTGTTGATAAAAGACCTGCTGTAA
- the leuC gene encoding 3-isopropylmalate dehydratase large subunit, translating to MAGKTLYDKLWDSHLVKQRDDGSALIYIDRHIIHEVTSPQAFEGLRLAGRKPWRIDANIATPDHNVPTTPERKGGIEAIADQVSRLQVQTLDDNCDEYGIVEFKMNDVRQGIVHVIGPEQGATLPGMTVVCGDSHTSTHGAFGALAHGIGTSEVEHVLATQCLVAKKMKNMLVRVEGKLPFGVTAKDIVLAVIGKIGTAGGNGHAIEFAGSAIRDLSVEGRMTICNMSIEAGARVGLVAADEKTVEYVKGRPFAPKGAEWDMAVEAWKDLVSDPDATFDTVVELDAAQIKPQVSWGTSPEMVLAVDQNVPDPAKEMDLVKRDSIVRALKYMGLSANQAITDIQLDRVFIGSCTNSRIEDLRAAAVIAKGRKVASTIKQAIVVPGSGLVKAQAEAEGLDKIFLEAGFEWREPGCSMCLAMNPDRLESGEHCASTSNRNFEGRQGAGGRTHLVSPAMAAAAAVNGRFVDVRELI from the coding sequence ATGGCCGGCAAAACGCTCTACGACAAGCTCTGGGATTCGCATTTGGTCAAGCAGCGCGACGATGGCTCGGCGCTGATCTACATCGACCGTCACATCATCCATGAAGTGACCTCGCCGCAAGCCTTCGAAGGCCTGCGCCTGGCCGGGCGCAAGCCGTGGCGCATCGATGCCAACATCGCGACCCCGGACCACAACGTACCGACCACGCCGGAGCGCAAGGGCGGCATCGAAGCCATTGCCGACCAGGTCTCGCGCCTGCAAGTCCAGACCCTCGACGACAACTGTGACGAATACGGCATCGTCGAATTCAAGATGAACGATGTGCGCCAAGGCATCGTCCACGTCATCGGCCCGGAGCAGGGCGCGACCTTGCCCGGCATGACCGTGGTCTGCGGCGACTCGCACACCTCGACCCACGGCGCATTCGGCGCCCTGGCCCATGGCATCGGCACTTCGGAGGTCGAGCATGTGCTCGCCACCCAGTGCCTGGTCGCCAAGAAAATGAAAAACATGCTGGTGCGCGTCGAAGGCAAGTTGCCGTTCGGCGTGACCGCCAAGGACATCGTCCTGGCGGTGATCGGCAAGATCGGCACCGCTGGCGGCAACGGCCATGCCATCGAATTCGCCGGCAGTGCGATCCGCGACTTGTCCGTCGAGGGCCGCATGACCATCTGCAATATGTCTATCGAAGCCGGCGCGCGCGTCGGGTTGGTGGCCGCCGATGAAAAAACCGTGGAATACGTCAAGGGTCGTCCGTTCGCTCCAAAAGGCGCGGAATGGGACATGGCGGTCGAAGCCTGGAAAGACCTGGTTTCTGACCCGGACGCCACATTCGACACCGTGGTCGAGCTCGACGCAGCGCAGATCAAGCCGCAAGTCAGCTGGGGCACTTCGCCTGAGATGGTGTTGGCCGTGGACCAGAACGTGCCGGATCCGGCCAAGGAAATGGACCTGGTCAAGCGCGACTCCATTGTTCGCGCCTTGAAATACATGGGCTTGAGCGCCAACCAGGCGATCACCGACATCCAACTCGACCGCGTGTTCATCGGTTCCTGCACCAACTCGCGGATCGAAGACTTGCGCGCTGCTGCAGTGATCGCCAAGGGGCGCAAGGTCGCGTCGACCATCAAGCAAGCGATCGTGGTGCCGGGCTCGGGCCTGGTGAAGGCCCAGGCCGAAGCGGAAGGTCTGGACAAGATTTTCCTCGAAGCCGGTTTCGAATGGCGTGAGCCAGGGTGCTCGATGTGCCTGGCGATGAACCCGGACCGTTTGGAGTCGGGCGAGCATTGCGCTTCCACCTCCAACCGTAACTTCGAAGGCCGTCAGGGCGCCGGTGGCCGTACGCACCTGGTGAGCCCGGCGATGGCCGCCGCGGCGGCTGTCAACGGCCGTTTCGTCGACGTCCGCGAATTGATCTGA